The DNA window AATGTATTCGTCTGCTAGATTAGCTGATTTAGCTCTAGCTACGCTTTTATCAGTACTTCCTACACATATTACTTTTCCTGTTACACCTACTCTTTTCTTTGCTTCATATAGGCAAAGCATTCCTGACTTACCTGTTCCGCCTATTACTACCACATAATCTCCAGGCTTTACTAGTTTAGCTGCTTGGGCTGGTGCTCCTGCTACATCAAGTACTGATAATGCTAGATTTTCTGGTAGGTCACTTGGAATAACCGCATATATTCCGCTTTCAAATAGTATTGCCTTTCCTTTAATGTCTACTTGGTCTATGTCTTTTCTCACTTCAAGGATTTCATCTATTCTAAGTGGTGTGAGTGATAATGAAACTAATGTAGCTATTTTATCTCCTACTTTAAGGTCTGTTTTTCCTTCTAGTGCTGGGCCTATTTTTTCTACTGTTCCTATGAGCATTCCACCTGAACCAGTTATAGGATTTTGATGTTTCCCTTTTGTTGCAACTATGTTTTTCATTATTTCTTTGATCTTTTCAATGTCTCCGCCAGCTTGTTCTTTTATTTGTGTAAAGCTTGCTGAGTCAACATTAAGTGTTTGGACATCTATAAGTATTTCGTTGTCATAAATATCCATGTCGTTGTCAATTTTTAAAGCTGGTTGTGGCAATACTCCTTTTGGCTCAATAACTCTGTGGGTTCCGTATGGACATCCTTTTTTCATTAATAATTCCTCCTTTTTTAATGTTTATTATCTTTAAGTGAACAAAGATTAAATTTCGAAGGAGTTTTAATTCCCTCACTAGAAATTGTTAAACAATTAATTATAATGATTACGTTTTCCTGCTAGTTAAGCAAATAGATATATTGCAAAAAATATGCCATCTTTTTAATGCATATTTCCATGTAGTTTTGTGGAGTATTATGTCGTATTATGTCTAAAATGGATATAAAAAAGAGAGTGCCGCCCAATATTAAGCACTTCTCTAAAGATTATGAAAACTTTTCTGTTATTTTCTTATTTTGTTAATCCGTATTTTTTTATTTTATATTGTAATGTCTGTCTAGGTAAATCAAGCTGCTCTGCTGTGTGGGTAATATTCCAATCTGTGGCTACAAGAGTATTATGAATCATTTCTTTTTCCATGGATTCTAAGGCCATTTTCAACGGTACAATATGTGCAGTTCTTTTTAATTCTCCTGGATTCATGACGTTCTTGTCATTCTGAAGATTAGCAAAAGGTCTTGCTGCTAAGCTGCCAATTAAGGAGCCTTCGTGTATAGCCCCTTCGTCAGCATAGCTTGTGCTATCTATATCAGGATGATATTTTACAGATGATACAGAAGAAAAGTCTTCTGTAGGCAAGACAAGAGAAACGTCCCCCTGTCTCTCCTGCCCCCTTGACAAGACGAGAGAAACATCCCCTTGTCTTAGTATTTGGGATGGGAGGTGTTCTAGTTTTATGATTTCTGTGTCATATATGGTCGCTATGCCTTCTATCAGGTGTTCTAGCTCTCTTACATTTCCTGGCCAAGTGTAATTCATGAATAGCTCCATGGCTTCATCGTCTATTTTTCTTATGTTTTTTCTTAAAAGCTTATTGTATTTTTGAATAAAGTAATCAGCCAGTCTAGGGATATCATCAGTTCTATCTCTAAGCTCTGGAATATTTATAGACACTACATTTAGTCTATAGTATAAGTCCTTTCTTAATAGCTTTTCTTCTATTGCTTTTTCTGGATGTATGTTTATAGCTGCAATTATCCTTACATCTACCTTGGTGGTTTTTATTGCTCCTACTCGTCTTACTGTTTTGTCCTGAATTGCCCTTAGAAGCTTTGCTTGAAGATCTAGAGGCATTGAGTTGATTTCATCTAATAAAAGGGTTCCGCCATCAGCAACTTCGAATAATCCCGGCCTATCCTCAGCTCCTGTGAAGCCGCCTTTAACTGTCCCAAATAGGATTCCTTCAAGCAGGTTGCTTGGCAGTGCTGCACAGTTTTGAGCAATAAACGGCTTGTTTTTTCTTGGACTTGCGTTGTGAATTGACTGTACAAATAATTCTTTTCCCGTTCCTGTTTCTCCATAGATAATGACTGGCGAAGATGTCTCAGCGGCCTTTAATGCAATCGATTTTATTTTTAACATTTCTGCATTTTGTCCAATAATATCTACAAAGGTAAAGCCTGCGGTTCTTTTTTCTTTTTGCTTGCCGCTGTGTTCTGTACTATAGAGCTCGCTTTGCAGCTCTACTATTTTTTCTGATAGCTTCCTTACCTCTGTTATATCTTTTGATATTTCAAGGGCACCTGCTATACGACCTTTTGATTTAATTGGAATAGACGAATTTATGGTAGTTATCTTATCTCCCTTATAATTTACAAATGTCTGCTCTACATCAAATATTGGTTTTCCTGTCCTTATTACTTTTAACAAAGTACTTGTGTCATGGGAAAGAGAAGGGTATATCTCGAGTATGTGTCGTCCTACAGCTTTTTCTCTGTCTATCTCGTCTATTTTCTGTGCAAATTTATTGTAATATATTATCTTCCCTGTATTATCTATGATGTGTATTCCTTCTTGGACGTAATCTAATAATTCTGATATGCTTTCCCCTAAGAGTAAATCAATCATGGCATCCCTCCTGACTAAAATCCGGCACCTAGTGCCTGATTTTGGGCTATAATGTTGAAAATAAAGGCTAAAGAATGACCTTAGCCTAATCTACTTTTTTAAGTATCTGTATATAATATTCATTAGGTAGTACAATACCTTTTTCTAGTATCCCCGTTTCCAGCTTTCCAACTCTTTTATCTACCTTGTCATACTGAGAACCAAGCTGTGTAATTCCGTCAAATAATACCTTAGTGCTGTCGTCCATTTTATTCTCTAGCCTTATAATGTCTTTACTGTTATGCTCTACCTGTTCTCCTAACCTTAGTATGTCCTTACTGTTTTGTTCTACCTTTTCTTCTATTCTTAGTATGTCTCTACTATTTTGTTCTACTCTTTCTTCTATCCTACCTAATCTGTCCTCAACATCGTCCAGTCTGCTTTCAACTCTGCCAAATCTTTCATCTACATTCTTAAATCCTTTTTGCATGTCGCTATACATTTGGGTCATCAATTCAAACAATTTTTCATTATCCATTTGATCACCTCCACCATTAAATATATAATATCATTCAGCGACTAAATATATCAAGGATAATTTTTACATTATATCTATAGTCAAATGATTATTGCTTTCCATATTATCTGATAAATTTAGTCTATATAAGAGGTCTATGTTTCCTTTTCCCGTTTCAGAAGATATATTTACATTTATTTTATCTGTCATCACTTCTAATGTCATATCTCCATAAGCAGTCATGTATTCCGTTCTATGTCTTTGACCTTTTTCAAAAATTAAGTTAGATGAATTATTGCCAAATCTTTTCATTGATATCTTTTGTCCCTGTATTTTTAATGTTGTAGTTGAGCCTTCCATTCCTGATATTTCGGTCTCATCGTATACTAAATAGTAGGAGTCATTTTTATTATATAGCTTTCCCTCTGTAATGAGCTCAATTATATTTTCTTCACCTTCTATATTTGTCTGCTTGCCTTTTATCTTAAGCATTACATTCTTCATGGCCTCTACCCCCTATAGTTTCTCTATATCAACCTTCTCTATACTCACAATATTTTTGTTCATTATATTCCCACCAATTCTTCTGAACTTTTCTGGGTCATCGCTTACGTAATATTCGTAAATAGGCTTTTCCTTTTTATCTGATAATAAATCCCTTTGCTTCAGTAGGTTTTTAATTTCCTTTGCTGTCTCAAAGGCAGGATTTACTAATGATACCTTTTCTCCCATAACCTTTGAAAGTGTATATCTTAATATTGGATAATGAGTACATCCTAGTACTAATGTATCTACATTGTGTTCTTTTAATTCCATAAGATATTTCTCTGCTGTTATTAGGGCTACATCTGTGTCCTCCCATCCATCCTCTACTATTTGAACAAATAGTGGACATGCAATTCCTATTACTTCTGCTGATTTGTTTAACCCTCTTATGGAGCTTTGATAGGCATCGCTATTTATGGTTGCTGTGGTGCCTATTACACCTACCCTATTATTTTTTGTTGTAGCAACTGTAGCCTTAGCTCCAGGCTGTATTACGCCTAGTATTGGAACACTAAATGCCTTTATTGCTTCTTCATAAGCTAATGCACTTGCAGTATTACATGCTATTACTATTGCCTTTACATTTTTACTTAATAAAAATCTTGCGCATTGGAATGCATATTTTATTACTGTCTCTCTTGATTTTGTACCATATGGTATTCTAGCTGTATCTCCAAAATATACTATATCTTCATAAGGCAGCTGTTCTGCTACCTCTTTAAGCACTGTAAGTCCTCCTATACCGGAATCAAATATTCCTATTGGTCTATTATCCAAAAAAATTCCCCCTTGCTTGCTGCAAAAATATATTATATATATTATATGATAAAAAGTCATAAAAGACCATTTAAAATGCATGGAAATATAAAACAATGGTTAAACAATTGGCTACAAATAGAAAAGGAGTAAGCTGGACAATAGCGTTCCGCTTACTCCTTTAATCTTTAGAATGTCAATGTTCCATTTTCGTCCTTTATTATCTGTAATATTTGCTCTTCTCTTCCATCTAATGCATTGATATATACTATATAATCATTTTCTTTATATTTTCCTTTAAATTCGTAGCATAATACTTCCTTTGATCCTTTTGGAATCATTGCAAGCCTTACGCTGTCTATATTGAAATCTAGTCTAACCTTGCCCCTAGCTTCTTCCTGTGTTATTTGTGGAGCTGGTATTTCTCTACTATGATGGGCATGTAAGTATGTTGCTGCATCAAAGCCTACTATTTCTCCACTATCTAAGGCTACTCTGACTTTTATCAAATCAGGATATATGGTTACATCGTTTTCTGTATATGCGAAATTAAACAATCCAGTGCCATCATTTTTCAATGAATAGTTTGGTTCCATGTTTTTATAGCCTTTTTCCTCTAAAAATTTTAGCGCCCTATCCTGTGCTTGCTTCATAGATAGACTAATGCTGCTTACATTTCTTGGATTAGTCATCCAAACTACATGGCCACCTTGCTTGCTTATACTAATATATGCTCCAGCTGCTTCTTTTTTGTTTCCTGTAGATAGGCTAAAGGTATAGGAAGGTATAGTTGCTGCATTGTTTGAATGCTCACCTTCTTCAAATAATTCTAGATTTCCTTTCTGCTGATCCCCAAGAAAATCTTCTGCTATTTTTCTTGCCTCATCAGCACTTACATTTTTCTCTCCTAATCCTTTAGGCTTCATATTCATAATTTGATCAGAAAATGGTCCATCATATATTAATTCTGGGTATTCTGTCATTGTTTCTTCAAATTTAGTCAATCTTGTATTTAGCATATCCTTATCTGCTTCCTTCAAGCCTTCTCTTTGCTTCTGCTGTATTTTACCTAGAGTCATTTGGCCTGTCATTATTTTATCCTGTACTGTGGATAGCTCCCTTGTTAAGTAAGCTGAGTAATCTTGAAGCTTGAACATTGCCTCTCTTTGCTTACTATCTGGTTTATTTCCATCTAAATGCTGTCTTATCATTGAGTAGCTATAGTCAGCTACTTGTGTTAGATACTTTTTAGTTTTACTTATGTCACTATGGCTTACTGGTAATTGTGCAAGCTTATCTTGAGCTAAAGATGCCTGCTGCATTATCTGAGATAGCAGAAGTACATTTTGATCCATTGAATCAGACAGAAGTGCTTTTGATAGTCCTACTTG is part of the Proteiniborus sp. MB09-C3 genome and encodes:
- a CDS encoding DUF1934 domain-containing protein, translated to MKNVMLKIKGKQTNIEGEENIIELITEGKLYNKNDSYYLVYDETEISGMEGSTTTLKIQGQKISMKRFGNNSSNLIFEKGQRHRTEYMTAYGDMTLEVMTDKINVNISSETGKGNIDLLYRLNLSDNMESNNHLTIDIM
- the ypeB gene encoding germination protein YpeB encodes the protein MNRKGITSAILAIALLAVGVWGAYQYQLKNDYQIALNNDYQRLFHDTKAHVANVQVGLSKALLSDSMDQNVLLLSQIMQQASLAQDKLAQLPVSHSDISKTKKYLTQVADYSYSMIRQHLDGNKPDSKQREAMFKLQDYSAYLTRELSTVQDKIMTGQMTLGKIQQKQREGLKEADKDMLNTRLTKFEETMTEYPELIYDGPFSDQIMNMKPKGLGEKNVSADEARKIAEDFLGDQQKGNLELFEEGEHSNNAATIPSYTFSLSTGNKKEAAGAYISISKQGGHVVWMTNPRNVSSISLSMKQAQDRALKFLEEKGYKNMEPNYSLKNDGTGLFNFAYTENDVTIYPDLIKVRVALDSGEIVGFDAATYLHAHHSREIPAPQITQEEARGKVRLDFNIDSVRLAMIPKGSKEVLCYEFKGKYKENDYIVYINALDGREEQILQIIKDENGTLTF
- a CDS encoding zinc-binding dehydrogenase; its protein translation is MKKGCPYGTHRVIEPKGVLPQPALKIDNDMDIYDNEILIDVQTLNVDSASFTQIKEQAGGDIEKIKEIMKNIVATKGKHQNPITGSGGMLIGTVEKIGPALEGKTDLKVGDKIATLVSLSLTPLRIDEILEVRKDIDQVDIKGKAILFESGIYAVIPSDLPENLALSVLDVAGAPAQAAKLVKPGDYVVVIGGTGKSGMLCLYEAKKRVGVTGKVICVGSTDKSVARAKSANLADEYIKVDATDAVALHDKVKELTNGRMADITINCVNIPNTEMTSILATRDGGLIYFFSMATSFTKAALGAEGVGKDVTMIVGNGYTKGHAEISLQIMRESETLRKIYTELYA
- a CDS encoding sigma 54-interacting transcriptional regulator, whose translation is MIDLLLGESISELLDYVQEGIHIIDNTGKIIYYNKFAQKIDEIDREKAVGRHILEIYPSLSHDTSTLLKVIRTGKPIFDVEQTFVNYKGDKITTINSSIPIKSKGRIAGALEISKDITEVRKLSEKIVELQSELYSTEHSGKQKEKRTAGFTFVDIIGQNAEMLKIKSIALKAAETSSPVIIYGETGTGKELFVQSIHNASPRKNKPFIAQNCAALPSNLLEGILFGTVKGGFTGAEDRPGLFEVADGGTLLLDEINSMPLDLQAKLLRAIQDKTVRRVGAIKTTKVDVRIIAAINIHPEKAIEEKLLRKDLYYRLNVVSINIPELRDRTDDIPRLADYFIQKYNKLLRKNIRKIDDEAMELFMNYTWPGNVRELEHLIEGIATIYDTEIIKLEHLPSQILRQGDVSLVLSRGQERQGDVSLVLPTEDFSSVSSVKYHPDIDSTSYADEGAIHEGSLIGSLAARPFANLQNDKNVMNPGELKRTAHIVPLKMALESMEKEMIHNTLVATDWNITHTAEQLDLPRQTLQYKIKKYGLTK
- the murI gene encoding glutamate racemase, encoding MDNRPIGIFDSGIGGLTVLKEVAEQLPYEDIVYFGDTARIPYGTKSRETVIKYAFQCARFLLSKNVKAIVIACNTASALAYEEAIKAFSVPILGVIQPGAKATVATTKNNRVGVIGTTATINSDAYQSSIRGLNKSAEVIGIACPLFVQIVEDGWEDTDVALITAEKYLMELKEHNVDTLVLGCTHYPILRYTLSKVMGEKVSLVNPAFETAKEIKNLLKQRDLLSDKKEKPIYEYYVSDDPEKFRRIGGNIMNKNIVSIEKVDIEKL